One part of the Acidimicrobiales bacterium genome encodes these proteins:
- a CDS encoding LysR family transcriptional regulator: protein MDLDLRRVRYFVEVAERLHFGRAAAVLHMTQPALSRQVRQLEDELGVKLLDRSSRHVALTTAGKKLAEDGAELLAASKAAIQRARRGNPDGPSLTLGFMLGMDLSQILNEFSRVEPEVDIQLQRLRWWNHADAVRDGRVDVGLVRRPLAQDGLIVQSLYNEPICVTLPATHPLAGEASVRIADLAHEPVLVYADADPAWNAFWTIDPRPDGSHPPGGTEVHDMEEILAYARTGKGVAFLPKPIVEGVVPRDVVFVSVADVPDGEVVLATSSEKTPPYVPTFVDAAKRAVGGRR from the coding sequence ATGGACCTGGATCTGCGACGAGTCCGGTATTTCGTTGAGGTCGCCGAACGCCTGCATTTCGGTCGGGCAGCGGCTGTGCTTCACATGACCCAGCCAGCGCTCTCCCGGCAAGTTCGCCAGCTCGAAGACGAACTTGGAGTCAAGCTGCTCGACCGGAGCAGCCGCCACGTTGCATTGACCACGGCAGGCAAGAAGCTGGCAGAAGATGGCGCGGAACTGCTCGCCGCCAGCAAAGCAGCCATTCAACGAGCGAGGCGAGGCAACCCTGACGGGCCCAGCCTAACTCTCGGTTTCATGCTCGGAATGGACTTGTCACAAATCTTGAACGAGTTCAGCCGGGTCGAACCCGAAGTCGACATCCAACTCCAGCGACTGCGTTGGTGGAACCACGCCGACGCCGTTCGCGACGGCCGAGTCGATGTCGGCCTCGTGCGCCGTCCGCTCGCTCAAGATGGGCTGATTGTGCAATCGCTTTACAACGAGCCCATCTGCGTAACGTTGCCGGCAACCCACCCACTCGCAGGCGAGGCCTCCGTCAGGATTGCTGACCTAGCCCACGAACCGGTACTCGTTTACGCCGACGCCGATCCAGCGTGGAACGCCTTTTGGACCATCGACCCGCGACCCGACGGTTCACATCCACCCGGTGGGACCGAAGTTCACGACATGGAAGAGATCCTGGCCTACGCCCGCACCGGAAAGGGCGTGGCGTTCCTTCCCAAGCCGATCGTCGAGGGCGTCGTTCCCCGCGATGTAGTCTTTGTGTCCGTCGCCGACGTCCCTGACGGCGAAGTCGTCCTTGCCACCAGTTCCGAGAAAACGCCCCCGTACGTCCCGACCTTTG